A genomic segment from Chanos chanos chromosome 2, fChaCha1.1, whole genome shotgun sequence encodes:
- the commd5 gene encoding COMM domain-containing protein 5 — protein sequence MSSSHSKTSSSVMSDHIGFLGGRIPTEIEIMSKHLKDLDKESFRKMLKVVVNGIEGKNCNEAMKSIAESSALSEEKLSHVVAGMYVLLKEALRLPVSSLKQEAFKEDLRELRISEDFITDFASVVFGNRRTTLETAAIQQGPRLPGLEEFRWRVDVAISTSSLARALQPSILMQMKLSDGNIHRFEVPVSKFQELRYNVALILKEMNDLEKRSILKIQD from the exons ATGTCCTCGAGTCATTCCAAAACATCGAGCAGTGTGATGAGTGATCATATCGGTTTTTTGGGTGGAAGAATTCCCACAGAAATTGAAATTATGTCTAAACACTTGAAGGATTTGGACAAAGAATCATTCAGAAAAATGCTCAAAG ttgttGTTAATGGCATTGAGGGTAAGAACTGCAACGAGGCAATGAAATCGATAGCAGAAAGCAGTGCTCTCTCTGAAGAGAAATTAAGTCACGTCGTAGCTGGCATGTATGTACTCCTGAAGGAAGCATTACGACTCCCTGTCTCATCGCTAAAACAGGAG GCCTTCAAAGAAGATCTGAGGGAGCTAAG GATATCTGAGGATTTCATCACAGACTTTGCCAGTGTTGTTTTTGGAAACAG ACGCACAACACTTGAAACTGCAGCTATACAGCAAGGTCCAAGATTGCCAGGTCTAGAGGAGTTCAGATGGAGGGTGGATGTAGCCATCTCAACCAG CTCTTTGGCCCGTGCCTTGCAACCTTCCATTCTAATGCAGATGAAGCTTTCAGATGGAAATATCCATCGCTTTGAG GTTCCTGTCTCTAAGTTCCAGGAACTGCGCTACAATGTTGCTCTTATTTTAAAAGAGATGAATGACCTGGAGAAGAGAAGTATTCTTAAGATTCAAGACTGA